Proteins encoded together in one Mugil cephalus isolate CIBA_MC_2020 chromosome 16, CIBA_Mcephalus_1.1, whole genome shotgun sequence window:
- the LOC125022859 gene encoding disks large homolog 5-like isoform X5 — translation MEPKHKELLEKCYQNLVESVTDADRVVDVLAHCGTLSQSERFELGRNCSSNSEKVDLLLKILISKDRDHFAELCSALETTHPHLRSLLLLDDSGPVDHTTGSTYSVLSTMPSDSESSSSLSSLGTPGQASSPPPAHMDGHQVNEKMETVLFQLRHVTRERDELRKRLALASPGTTFDDCRPNSKAGHDYERLKLQCMKAMADLQSLQNQHSTTLKRCEEAVKKADFYHTLHSRLAGEHTQLKDELEAVRQDNIQLVREHNHVKQACEELRRLHEDDQREVSDMRMLHQQVMREGSSDVLNKLYDTAVDKLETMKSDFDALRKRYNEKTASHNADLSRLDLAEEENHRLQKQLDMLLKQRDAAIHYQQQYSSSIRRFDNTQQELSKAAAQNKELQREMERLQSETTRLKTQQLKAAKDCEKYKDERDSVISEYRLIMSERDQVIKEVDRLQTGLEVAEAKLKNTSSERRVASEELEALRQELSSALVDRDRAICEKNELLEKYCHEVKDKAEAQKELSQACKDIEMVREERDVARKERTEAIIQRDQLLREYYQARQKQDSATLDMERANKEIEMLRKQYEAISQELKEALQEAEVAKCRRDWAFQERDKIVAERESIRTLCDNLRRERDRAVSDLADALRNLDDTRKQKNDAVRELKELKEKLEDQLEKEARYRQLMAHSSHDSAIDTDSMEWETEVVEFEKHRDMDLKALGFDIAEGVNDPYLPGDCGIFVTKVDKGSIAEGRLRVNDWLLKINDVDLTNKDRKQVIKAVLSGEGVINMVVRRRKSLGGRIITPVQINLAGHKDSGIGLESGVFVATLAAGSPAARDCNLTIGDRLLAINGIALDNKSLSECESLLRNCRNSLSISLMKFLPQSCSGQSLFETLRDSEKISRLQSCEVHARSCRNSKHNCSTQTDICCCDLGSRGEDTSKDTADSLESSSSSAHSHHKPYSNSSLHSRSLSTSHSPSEPQPEFCYRRQDLHHRPFTFTPVLSDCSSPQATMDRKQSSPVKPSGGTWPKVIGGASIPEGTQLSIYKKPKQRKSIFDVNAFRRPEASPKLDYMSLSSLPKHSPQSSMSESAQTPPTPPARSDSFRYKHRQQNSSASDSTITTGTPPASPAQATSARDEGDVGNYYTDAPPGDAKSNSKQPAEEEGGRRRTEVQERRRYRPKSAPALRRNVTPIHIPPPMQVQSFSNDEHSPEPMDLLRFSPMRTNRYSVPFAPPSYGSITTHPAQRGLAPCPAVTAVMRNPVYTAWSHEIPTNNCPPAPSSGVQQAHSHTSPQHQGRHSLDLSHKRTGDLTETSCSQPPHSTNSLPSGARLTTLGTVQFRAERIKIPPARYPRSTGSDRGSLSHSECSSPTPPMSPVNLETSSFTSSQSQSSISTQPRISVSPAPVGDRRKDGPYLEEPRNVTVQKGAEPLGISIVSGENGGVFVSKVTAGSIAHQAHLEYGDQLLEFNGINLRNANEQQARLVIGQQCDTVTILAQYNPHMVQLGNHSRSGSRMESISNQPTPQDSGATTPDNHSAVDALSEQDEGTMTPPSKPTTPATSPHNSFRLPGSVTHRAAEPRLVRLKRIQVDLGVQVCGGNLCGIFVESLDDDSPAKIPDGLLPGDLILEYNGISMKNKTKEDSYLEMLKPAETITFKVQSWVERLAAVKETPGDGFFIRALYERVAEAEQELSFKKDDILYVEDTLPNGNFGYWMAWQLDEKAQKLERGQIPSKYMMDQEFYRRHGMADMKDENGTNKTMSAAARRSFFRRRLKHKRSGSKDGKDLVAMDAISTDSLPLNEDGVSLMYQRVQKVESLSPRAVLILGPLVEACKDMLVKEAPTKFCRCLPEIMKASQQAIERGVKDCVFIDYKRRSGHFDVTTVASIKEITEKDCHCLLDIAPHAIERLHSVHIYPIVIFIRYKNAKQIKEQKDPLYLRDKLSQKHSKEQFEAAQKVEQEYSRFFTGVVQGGSVSYICTQILTIVEQEQSKVLWIPDGAS, via the exons GGTCCACTTACAGCGTCCTGTCCACCATGCCGTCGGACTCGGAGAGCAGCAGCTCCCTCAGCAGCTTAG GTACTCCCGGTCAAGCCTCCTCCCCTCCGCCCGCCCACATGGACGGACACCAGGTGAACGAGAAGATGGAGACGGTTCTGTTCCAGCTGCGACATGTGACACGTGAAAGGGACGAACTGCGCAAACGCCTGGCGCTCGCCTCGCCCGGAACCACCTTCGATGACTGCAG ACCGAACTCGAAAGCAGGTCATGACTATGAGCGTCTGAAGCTGCAGTGCATGAAGGCAATGGCAGACCTGCAATCCCTGCAGAACCAGCACAGCACCACCCTGAAGAGGTGCGAGGAGGCTGTGAAGAAGGCGGACTTCTACCA TACTCTGCACAGCCGTCTGGCGGGCGAACACACCCAGCTGAAAGATGAGCTGGAGGCCGTGAGACAGGACAACATCCAGCTGGTCAGGGAGCACAACCACGTGAAGCAAGCCTGCGAGGAGCTGAGGAGGCTGCACGAGGACGACCAGAGGGAAGTGTCTGATATGAGGATGCTGCACCAGCAG GTGATGAGAGAGGGGTCGTCTGACGTCCTTAACAAGCTGTATGACACGGCCGTGGACAAGCTGGAGACGATGAAGAGCGACTTTGATGCCCTGAGGAAGCGCTATAACGAGAAGACGGCCAGTCACAACGCAGACCTGAGTCGCCTGGACCTGGCCGAGGAGGAGAACCACCGGCTGCAGAAGCAGCTTGATATGCTGCTAAAACAGAGAGACGCTGCCATCCACTATCAGCAGCAGTACTCGTCCTCTATAAGAAG GTTTGACAACACTCAGCAAGAACTGTCCAAGGCCGCGGCACAAAACAAGGAGCTGCAGCGAGAGATGGAGCGGCTGCAGTCGGAGACGACGCGACTCAAGACCCAGCAGCTCAAGGCGGCGAAGGACTGCGAGAAGTACAAGGACGAGCGGGACTCCGTGATCAGCGAATACCGTCTGATCATGAGCGAGCGGGACCAGGTGATCAAAGAGGTGGACAGGCTCCAGACGGGGCTGGAGGTGGCAGAGGCGAAGCTCAAGAACACGTCCTCGGAGAGACGAGTGGCCAGCGAGGAGCTGGAGGCTCTCAGACAG GAGCTCTCCTCGGCACTCGTGGACAGGGACCGAGCGATCTGTGAAAAGAatgagctgctggagaaataCTGCCACGAGGTGAAGGACAAGGCCGAGGCTCAGAAGGAGCTGAGCCAGGCCTGCAAAGACATCGAGATGGTGCGCGAGGAGAGGGACGTGGCCCGGAAGGAGAGGACCGAGGCCATCATCCAGAGGGACCAGCTGCTGCGGGAGTATTACCAGGCCAGACAG AAACAAGACTCTGCCACTCTGGACATGGAGCGAGCGAACAAGGAGATCGAGATGCTGAGGAAGCAGTACGAGGCCATCTCTCAGGAGCTGAAGGAGGCGCTACAGGAAGCCGAGGTGGCCAAGTGTCGCCGGGACTGGGCCTTTCAGGAGAGGGACAAGATAgtggcagagagggagagcatACG CACGCTGTGTGACAACCTGAGACGAGAGAGGGACAGAGCTGTGAGCGATCTGGCAGATGCTCTGAGGAATTTGGATGACACGAGGAAGCAGAAGAACGATGCTGTGCGGGAGCTCAAAGAGCTAAA AGAAAAGTTGGAGGACCAGTTGGAAAAGGAGGCCAGATATCGCCAGCTGATGGCTCACAGTTCACACGATTCAGCCATAGACACGGACTCCATGGAGTGGGAGACGGAAGTGGTAGAATTTGAGAAGCACAGA gaCATGGATTTGAAAGCACTTGGTTTTGATATAGCAGAAGGGGTAAATGATCCATATTTACCAGGAGACTGTGGCATATTTGTCACTAAGGTGGATAAAGGAAGTATTGCTGAAGGAAGATTGAG GGTGAACGATTGGTTGCTGAAAATTAACGATGTGGACCTAACGAATAAGGACAGGAAGCAGGTAATCAAAGCGGTGCTGAGCGGAGAGGGGGTGATCAATATGGTGGTTCGCAGACGGAAGTCCCTGGGAGGACGGATCATCACTCCGGTCCAGATAAACCTGGCAGGACACAAAG ACAGTGGTATAGGTTTGGAAAGCGGAGTGTTCGTTGCCACTTTAGCTGCAGGGAGTCCTGCCGCCAGAGACTGTAATCTCACCATTGGTGACCGACTGTTAGCT ATCAACGGAATAGCTCTTGATAACAAGTCTCTCTCTGAGTGTGAGTCTCTACTGAGGAACTGCCGCAACTCTCTCAGCATCTCTCTCATGAAG TTCCTCCCACAGAGTTGTTCCGGCCAGAGTTTATTTGAAACGTTGCGAGACTCAGAGAAGATCTCTCGTCTGCAGTCGTGTGAGGTCCACGCCAGGAGCTGCAGGAACTCCAAACACAACTGCTCCACGCAAACCGACATTTGCTGCTGCGACTTGGGCAGCAGAGGGGAGGACACGTCCAAAGACACGGCCGACTCCctggaaagcagcagcagcagcgctcaTTCCCACCACAAACCCTATTCTAACAGCTCCCTGcactcccgctccctctccacctcccacaGCCCCTCAGAGCCCCAGCCGGAGTTCTGCTACAGGAGGCAGGACCTCCACCATCGCCCCTTCACCTTCACCCCCGTCCTGTCCGACTGCAGCTCGCCTCAAGCCACCATGGACCGTAAACAGAGCTCCCCAGTGAAGCCCAGCGGAGGCACGTGGCCTAAAGTCATAGGAGGAGCTTCCATCCCCGAGGGCACCCAGCTCTCCATCTacaaaaaacccaaacagagGAAGTCCATCTTTGATGTGAACGCTTTCAGGAGACCCGAGGCGTCCCCGAAGTTAGACTACATGTCTCTGTCTTCGTTGCCAAAACACTCGCCGCAGAGCTCGATGTCTGAATCCGCTCAAacgccccccaccccaccagcCAGGAGCGACTCGTTTAGGTACAAACACCGGCAACAGAACAGCTCGGCGTCCGACTCCACCATCACCACCGGCACGCCGCCGGCCTCGCCGGCCCAAGCCACGAGCGCCCGGGACGAGGGAGACGTAGGGAACTACTACACCGACGCTCCTCCGGGAGATGCCAAGAGCAACTCCAAGCAGCccgcggaggaggaggggggccgGCGCAGGACGGAGGTACAGGAAAGGAGGAGGTACCGGCCAAAATCGGCACCAGCGTTAAGACGAAATGTGACGCCGATACACATCCCTCCTCCCATGCAG gTACAGAGTTTCTCTAATGATGAACACTCCCCAGAGCCGATGGATTTATTACGCTTCTCTCCCATGCGAACTAATCGGTACAGCGTGCCGTTTGCACCCCCGAGCTACGGCAGCATCACCACAC ACCCGGCACAAAGAGGTTTAGCTCCATGTCCCGCTGTGACGGCTGTCATGAGGAACCCCGTCTACACGGCCTGGAGCCACGAGATCCCCACCAACAACTGTCCTCCTGCCCCCAGCTCAGGCGTCCAGcaagcacattcacacacaag CCCCCAGCATCAAGGTCGCCACAGTCTGGACCTGAGCCACAAACGGACCGGAGACTTGACGGAGACGAGCTGCAGCCAACCGCCGCACAGCACGAACTCCTTGCCCTCTGGTGCCAGACTGA ccacTTTAGGTACTGTGCAGTTTAGAGCAGAACGCATAAAGATTCCTCCGGCTCGTTATCCCCGCTCCACTGGATCTGACAGAG GCTCCCTCTCACACTCTGAGTGCAGCAGCCCGACACCTCCGATGTCCCCTGTCAACCTGGAGACGTCGTCTTTCACCAGCAGCCAGTCGCAGAGCTCCATCTCCACCCAGCCCAGGATATCAGTCAGCCCTGCTCCAGTCGGTGACAGGCGGAAGGATGG GCCATACTTGGAGGAACCACGCAATGTGACGGTGCAGAAGGGAGCAGAACCACTTGGTATCTCCATCGTGAGTGGAGAGAACGGCGGAGTGTTTGTGTCCAAAGTGACAGCAGGCAGCATCGCTCACCAAGCTCATTTAGAGTACGGAGACCAACTCCTCGAG TTCAATGGAATCAACCTCCGTAACGCCAACGAGCAGCAGGCGCGGCTGGTGATCGGGCAGCAGTGCGACACAGTCACCATTTTGGCTCAGTATAACCCTCACATGGTTCAGCTGGGGAATCACTCTCGTTCAGG GTCTCGAATGGAATCCATCAGCAACCAGCCGACCCCCCAGGACAGCGGAGCCACCACCCCAGACAATCACTCGGCTGTAGATGCCCTGAGTGAGCAGGACGAGGGCACCATGACTCCTCCATCTAAACCCACCACTCCTGCCACCAGCCCCCACAACTCCTTCAG GCTACCTGGTTCGGTTACACACCGGGCTGCGGAGCCTCGGCTGGTGAGGCTGAAGAGGATCCAAGTAGATCTGGGGGTTCAGGTCTGTGGAGGAAATCTCTGTGGCATCTTTGTAGAGAGTCTGGATGACGACAGTCCTGCTAAGATTCCTGACGGTCTGCTGCCTGGAGACCTGATACTGGAG TATAATGGCATCAGCATGaagaataaaactaaagaagACTCTTACCTGGAAATGTTGAAACCAGCTGAAACAATCACATTCAAGGTCCAGAGCTGGGTCGAACGCCTCGCTGCAGTCAAAGAGACGCCCGGAGATGGGTTTTTTATAAG AGCACTTTATGAGAGGGTGGCAGAGGCAGAGCAGGAGCTGAGCTTTAAGAAGGACGACATCCTGTACGTTGAAGACACTCTGCCGAACGGAAACTTCGGCTACTGGATGGCCTGGCAGCTCGACGAGAAGGCACAGAAGCTGGAGAGAGGGCAGATTCCGAGTAAATACAT GATGGACCAGGAGTTCTACAGAAGACACGGCATGGCTGATATGAAGGATGAGAACGGCACCAACAAGACGATGTCTGCAGCCGCCCGGAGGTCGTTCTTCCGTCGAAGGCTAAAACATAAACGCAGTGGATCCAAGGACGGGAAGGACCTGGTTGCTATGGATGCTATAAGCACCGATTCTTTACCCCTCAACGAGG ATGGAGTGAGTCTGATGTACCAGCGGGTTCAAAAGGTGGAGTCCTTGTCCCCGAGAGCCGTCCTGATCCTGGGTCCGTTAGTGGAGGCCTGCAAAGACATGTTGGTGAAAGAGGCTCCGACCAAGTTCTGTCGCTGTCTGCCCG AAATTATGAAGGCGTCGCAGCAGGCGATAGAGCGGGGGGTGAAGGACTGTGTGTTCATTGACTACAAACGACGGAGCGGCCATTTCGACGTGACAACCGTTGCATCAATAAAAGAGATCACGGAGAAG GACTGTCACTGTTTACTCGACATCGCCCCTCACGCCATCGAACGTCTCCACAGCGTTCACATCTACCCAATCGTCATATTCATTCGCTACAAAAATGCCAAGCAGATAAA AGAGCAGAAGGACCCTTTGTACCTGCGGGATAAACTCTCTCAGAAACATTCCAAGGAGCAATTTGAGGCGGCACAGAAAGTGGAGCAGGAGTACAGCCGCTTCTTCACAG GTGTTGTCCAAGGAGGCAGCGTTTCCTACATTTGCACTCAGATCTTGACCATTGTGGAGCAGGAACAGAGTAAAGTACTGTGGATTCCAGATGGAGCTTCATAG